The Chrysoperla carnea chromosome X, inChrCarn1.1, whole genome shotgun sequence genome includes a region encoding these proteins:
- the LOC123302472 gene encoding GATA zinc finger domain-containing protein 14-like yields MNSTRQKKSGQNVKMTNLNGVIRSNESEDNFRNMSTEEQLLSNNKKNKKKTRIQNKSECVGTNDCTHCLDEREINLVYLAENQLLWSELRGHVLYMYKIGRDQNLGPTIVDRVRYLVDALCSKDTHQLFIRLELLAKEVVRDCLESVERIFLNEIRNTTIAYNYLENIITDCDNFLFAARKMLPMLKNLETHLKKFNICWILLHQNLFRIHYLEDRRCQIRAKKAKLLLLSDMEIPAFTETILKFSQFNEAFGALSKQWDESMMKIQKFRESKQVYKNCQHLLNDTWQNFNVNKKSNKFLQDNRNSQDLISNKKMNIDSKINNKTIQLNQNSNIFENNTTLTKSQAKKARRKMKGDHSRQPSADLMPPPAPPRVTDADCQTHQNCASTQTNNHSEYLDPGEFMPKTIAGESTIREKSKKKLLPPPPASPTPPTSPLKKFAPSMSVDNRDVDALVAFVEGLNINEKNIDIIECENKRRRKKQKKEKQRLKKMQSLLEEDQVAQLIKRSPGVTITMVRSNGNNSPNNNARNIPQPKPPIPTIQQQPQQTPRNIPTTPTSNSNNTNNETKDTVLKNTNNTNGTGGNVVVENSGSRMVTIRRITEANTDEPTVTITLKGPTPDQDQVLYRIINGQANYGHLAENVFNKKSVNNSNNNNIEKPEPSVTPLVQLTKKQKKKMKRNNELSIESVPSVGQNFNYNDTKHDTDMIHVTKSTIMETHNNSTMNDTTKSSKKSKKSCNIELSSNELNSKSNNLVKNKKKNGPNIENIVSSCDNTNSIKTSKPMKQQNSKQKQKIVEVNPVVSKQIGKTKPDVPTKSATTNKPPSINSESSKKTSKTTPSNPLPKQTTIASRPTTTTNTVPNAKQKPEPKSISKHVEPKPTIINKRVSQSSLNTARTAVSSNQMVRDQKNERVYISNSNTQQHQTQKSVPINTHQMNGTDIYHDTNSNNYKLIPENLRLPAGITITKVPPNCNTRKMAYDTQRKFNTNHLDITPETSRVHFAGTEPQHQQPQRPPRNDLSVDLIIEKQQQLESDFEIRPENRQPPIGTGVPRACDAPAKFIRAPDGRIIIRSPMARSTTPPLNPITMIRQDLEMGVSPPNVPIPPFWSRNDWWLPGTDNVFAPKDIDLEDNSIDAEERELEAFKRFCQEPVPPQRQEVTHLNVQKIIIKKNHPS; encoded by the exons ATGAATTCTAcacgacaaaaaaaaagtggacaaaatgtcaaaatgacaaatttgaatgGTGTTATACGTTCGAATGAAAGTGAAGACAATTTTAGGAATATGTCAACTGAGGAGCAATTACTTTCaaataacaagaaaaataaaaagaaaacg CGAATCCAAAATAAATCCGAATGTGTTGGAACAAATGATTGTACACATTGTTTAGATGAAAG ggaAATTAATTTAGTCTACTTAGcagaaaatcaattattatggTCTGAGTTGCGGGGACatgttttgtatatgtataaaattggtAGGGATCAAAATCTAGGACCTACAATTGTGGATCGAGTGAGATATTTAGTTGATGC attatgtTCAAAAGATACGCATCAATTGTTTATAAGGCTTGAACTTTTGGCTAAGGAAGTTGTTAGAGACTGTTTAGAGAGTGTCgaacgtatttttttaaatgaaatacgtAATACAACAATTGCGTACAATTATTTGGAAA ATATAATAACGGATtgcgataattttttgtttgcggCTAGAAAAATGTTACCAATGTTAAAGAATTTAGAaacacatttgaaaaaatttaatatatgttgGATATTATTACATCAGAATTTATTTcgtatacattatttagaagatCGTCGATGTCAAATACGAGCGAAAAAAGCAAAATTACTTTTACTATCAGATATGGAAATACCTGCATTTACGGaaacaattctaaaattttcacaatttaatgAAGCATTTGGTGCTCTATCAAAACAATGGGACGAATCTAtgatgaaaatacaaaaatttag GGAATCAAAacaagtttacaaaaattgtcAACATTTATTAAACGATACTTGGcaaaattttaatgtgaataaaaaatcaaataaatttctacaaGACAATCGAAATTC gcaagatcttattagcaataaaaaaatgaatattgattcgaaaatcaataataaaacaattcagCTAAACCAAAATTccaatatttttgagaataataCTACATTAACGAAATCACAAGCAAAAAAAGCTCGTCGTAAAATGAAAGGTGATCATAGTCGACAACCATCGGCGGATTTAATGCCTCCACCAGCTCCGCCTCGAGTCACAGATGCAGATTGTCAAACTCATCAgaa TTGTGCAAGCACTCAAACAAACAATCATTCTGAGTATTTGGATCCGGGTGAATTTATGCCAAAAACAATTGCCGGTGAAAGTACAATAcgtgaaaaatcaaaaaagaaacttttaccACCTCCGCCAGCGTCACCAACACCACCCACATcaccgttaaaaaaatttgcaccttCAATGAGCGTTGATAATCGTGACGTCGATGCGCTAGTTGCGTTCGTAGAAGGTTTAAACATCAACGAAAagaatattgatattattgagTGTGAGAATAAACGACGTCGTAAGaaacagaaaaaagaaaaacaacgtTTGAAAAAGATGCAAAGTTTATTGGAAGAGGATCAAGTTGCGCAGTTAATAAAACGTTCACCAGGTGTTACTATTACGATGGTACGATCCAATGGGAATAATTCACCCAATAACAAtg CTCGAAATATTCCACAACCAAAACCACCAATTCCAACAATTCAACAACAACCTCAACAAACTCCAAGAAATATTCCAACCACTCCAACATCAAATAGCAATAATACGAACAATGAAACAAAAGATACAGTATTAAAAAATACCAACAATACGAACGGAACGGGAGGTAATGTTGTTGTTGAAAATAGTGGTTCCAGAATGGTAACAATACGACGAATAACCGAGGCAAATACCGACGAACCAACTGTAACAATTACGTTAAAAGGTCCGACACCCGATCAGGATCAAGTATTGTATCGTATTATTAATGGTCAAGCGAATTACGGACATCTAGCGGAGAAtgtatttaataagaaaagtgtaaataatagtaataataacaatatagaAAAACCTGAACCGAGTGTGACACCATTAGTGCAATTaacgaaaaaacaaaagaaaaaaatgaaacgtAATAATGAATTATCTATTGAAAGTGTTCCATCTGTTGgacaaaattttaactataatgACACAAAACATGACACAGACATGATTCATGTTACGAAATCAACGATCATGGAGACGCATAACAATAGTACGATGAATGATACTACAAAAAGtagtaaaaaatcgaaaaaatcttgTAATATAGAATTGAGTAGCAATGAATTGAATTCGAAAAGCAATaatttagtgaaaaataaaaagaaaaatggtcctaatatagaaaatattgtttcatCTTGTGATAATAc taATTCCATTAAAACGAGTAAACCGATGAAGCAACAAAATTCAAAGCAAAAACAAAAGATTGTCGAAGTAAATCCAGTGGTATCAAAACAAATCGGCAAAACAAAACCAGACGTTCCAACAAAATCAGCAACAACCAATAAACCACCGTCTATAAATTCAGAATCCAGTAAAAAAACTAGCAAAACAACACCATCAAATCCACTTCCAAAACAAACTACGATCGCATCACGACCCACTACAACAACAAACACGGTACCAAACGCCAAACAAAAACCAGAACCAAAATCAATTTCCAAACATGTGGAACCAAAACCCACAATCATAAACAAAAGAGTATCGCAATCATCCTTAAATACAGCGCGTACTGCAGTTAGTTCGAATCAAATGGTTAGAGATCAGAAAAACGAGAGAGTTTATATATCGAATTCGAATACGCAGCAACATCAAACACAGAAATCTGTTCCCATTAACACACATCAAATGAATGGTACAGATATTTACCATGatacaaattcaaataattataaattaataccgGAAAATTTAAGATTACCTGCTGGTATTACGATCACAAAAGTACCACCCAATTGTAATACACGAAAAATGGCTTACGATACACagagaaaatttaatacaaatcatTTGGATATTACAC ctGAAACATCACGTGTCCATTTTGCTGGTACGGAACCCCAACACCAACAGCCACAGCGACCACCTCGAAATGATTTATCCGTGGATCTAATCATTGAGAAACAACAACAATTAGAATCCGATTTTGAGATACGTCCAGAGAATCGTCAGCCACCGATTGGTACGGGTGTACCAAGAGCATGTGATGCCCCAGCAAAATTTATCCGTGCACCAGATGGCCGAATAATCATACGTAGTCCAATGGCACGATCAACAACACCCCCATTGAATCCAATCACAATGATACGTCAAGATTTAGAAATGGGTGTTTCCCCACCAAATGTCCCTATACCACCATTTTGGTCACGCAATGATTGGTGGTTGCCAG gtACCGATAATGTATTTGCACCAAAAGATATTGACTTGGAAGATAATAGTATCGATGCCGAAGAACGTGAATTAGAAGCGTTTAAACGATTTTGTCAAGAGCCAGTTCCACCACAACGGCAGGAAGTAACCCActtaaatgttcaaaaaattattatcaaaaagaaTCATCCCAGTTAG